From Priestia aryabhattai, one genomic window encodes:
- a CDS encoding DHA2 family efflux MFS transporter permease subunit → MSQSINQMEKPPYGIIAILLIGAFISLLNETLLNVALPSIMKDLDVTTSTVQWLSTGYMLVNGIMIPTTAFLIQRYSVRGLFLTAMTLFTAGTILAGASPVFSVLLTARIIQASGAAIMMPLLMNVLLTSFPLEKRGAAMGIFGLVMIFAPAIGPTLSGWLIEHYEWRMLFHLVTPIAAIVLIGAFFLLKDKKEKVEINLDFLSLVLSTIGFGGLLYGFSSAGDKGWDSMEVYGTIIVGAVALILFITRQFKLETPMLEFRIFKYPMFALSSTISMVITMALFSAMLLMPIYVQTVRGISPLHSGLLMLPGALLMGVMSPITGKLFDKFGARALAVTGLAITAVTTYFFSNLELNTTYTTLITLYTLRMFGMSMVMMPVMTNGLNQLPQRFNPHGTAMNNTLQQVSGAIGSALLVTVMSNRTATHAKELAQDAMSGAGSANATAAGAAQIKEQIGMQAMVQGINDAFAVSVVLVVVALILSLFMKRATPASEDEVVKEKAGREQFAK, encoded by the coding sequence ATGAGTCAATCAATAAATCAAATGGAAAAGCCGCCGTATGGCATAATTGCTATTTTGTTAATTGGCGCTTTTATCTCATTGTTGAATGAAACGTTATTAAACGTGGCGCTGCCGTCTATCATGAAAGACTTAGATGTGACAACGTCAACTGTCCAGTGGCTTTCTACTGGTTATATGTTGGTGAATGGTATTATGATTCCAACTACCGCTTTTTTAATTCAGCGCTATTCTGTCAGAGGATTATTTTTAACGGCGATGACTTTATTTACAGCAGGAACGATACTTGCCGGTGCTTCGCCCGTATTTTCTGTATTGTTAACCGCTCGTATTATTCAAGCATCAGGCGCGGCCATCATGATGCCGCTTTTAATGAACGTATTGCTAACAAGTTTTCCATTAGAAAAACGCGGAGCTGCGATGGGGATTTTCGGTTTAGTTATGATTTTTGCTCCGGCAATTGGTCCTACATTATCAGGGTGGCTAATTGAACACTATGAGTGGAGAATGCTGTTCCACCTTGTTACGCCGATTGCGGCAATTGTATTAATAGGCGCTTTCTTCCTATTAAAAGACAAAAAAGAAAAAGTGGAAATCAATTTGGATTTCTTATCCCTTGTGTTATCTACAATTGGATTTGGAGGACTTCTATACGGATTTAGCTCAGCAGGAGATAAAGGCTGGGATTCTATGGAAGTGTACGGCACAATTATCGTAGGAGCTGTGGCTCTGATTTTATTTATTACGCGTCAGTTCAAGTTAGAAACACCTATGCTTGAATTCCGCATTTTTAAATATCCAATGTTTGCTTTATCGTCAACGATTTCAATGGTGATCACAATGGCATTATTCTCAGCGATGCTGTTAATGCCAATTTATGTTCAAACCGTACGAGGCATTTCTCCGCTTCATTCAGGACTATTAATGCTTCCGGGTGCGTTATTAATGGGTGTGATGTCACCGATTACCGGAAAATTATTTGATAAATTCGGAGCGCGTGCACTGGCTGTAACGGGTCTAGCTATTACAGCGGTTACGACGTATTTCTTCAGTAACTTAGAGCTTAATACGACGTATACAACGCTCATTACGCTTTACACGCTTCGCATGTTCGGAATGTCTATGGTTATGATGCCGGTTATGACAAACGGGTTAAATCAGCTGCCGCAGCGCTTTAATCCGCATGGTACTGCGATGAATAATACGCTTCAACAAGTATCGGGAGCTATTGGTTCGGCTCTTTTAGTAACGGTGATGTCAAACCGTACAGCTACGCATGCAAAAGAGCTGGCTCAAGATGCAATGAGCGGAGCAGGGTCAGCTAATGCAACGGCAGCCGGGGCAGCTCAAATCAAAGAACAAATTGGGATGCAGGCAATGGTGCAAGGAATTAACGATGCGTTTGCCGTCTCAGTAGTACTAGTGGTGGTTGCATTAATTCTTTCATTGTTTATGAAACGCGCAACGCCAGCAAGTGAAGATGAAGTGGTAAAGGAAAAAGCAGGACGCGAGCAGTTTGCTAAATAA